A DNA window from Turicibacter sp. TJ11 contains the following coding sequences:
- the deoD gene encoding purine-nucleoside phosphorylase: protein MSIPTPHIECKEQGIIAETVLLPGDPLRAKFIADTFLEDVVQFNTVRNMFGYTGTYKGKKISVMGSGMGIPSIGIYSYELIHFYGVKNLIRIGSCGSIREDVKIRDVIIGMGACTNSNYAAQYELPGTYAPIASWELLNKAVTVANEKGINVKVGNILSSDTFYDAQKDSWKKWASMGVMGIEMEAAALYMNAAYAGVNALCILTVSDSLVTHELTTAEERQNTFTQMMEIALELAE, encoded by the coding sequence ATGTCAATTCCAACACCTCATATTGAGTGTAAAGAACAAGGGATCATTGCTGAAACAGTTTTATTACCAGGAGATCCATTACGTGCAAAATTTATTGCGGATACATTTTTGGAAGATGTGGTTCAGTTTAACACTGTACGAAATATGTTCGGATATACAGGAACATATAAAGGGAAAAAAATCTCTGTTATGGGATCTGGAATGGGGATTCCTTCAATCGGAATTTACTCATATGAGTTAATCCATTTTTACGGAGTTAAGAACTTAATTCGTATTGGTTCATGTGGATCAATTCGTGAAGATGTTAAAATTCGTGATGTTATCATTGGAATGGGAGCTTGTACAAACTCTAATTACGCTGCACAATATGAGTTACCTGGAACATATGCTCCAATTGCTTCTTGGGAATTATTAAACAAAGCTGTAACAGTAGCAAATGAAAAAGGAATCAATGTTAAAGTAGGTAATATTTTATCATCTGATACATTCTATGATGCTCAAAAAGATTCATGGAAAAAATGGGCTTCAATGGGTGTTATGGGAATTGAAATGGAAGCCGCTGCTTTATATATGAATGCTGCTTATGCGGGAGTGAATGCATTATGTATTTTAACTGTTTCAGATTCATTAGTCACACATGAATTAACAACAGCGGAAGAACGTCAAAATACGTTCACTCAAATGATGGAAATTGCTTTAGAATTAGCTGAGTAA